The DNA region GTCCGAGAGCACGCATCGGTAGTCGGGGAAGACCCGCCGCGGGTCCACGGCCAGGAACGAGGCCGACGGCCCCTCGACCGACTGGAGGCACTTGAAGGGGTCGAGCTCGCGCGACGAGAGCACCACGAACTGGCGGCACTCCTCGAAGCCCGGGAGGCCGGCAGGAAACGAGACGACGTCGGCCGGCGCCACCTCGAAGGTGCCGAAGGCGGTGTCGAGGCGGATGGCGTCGGACGGCAACTGCTCGGGTGCGGTCATCACAGGTAGTCCATGAGCGAGCGCTTCTGGTTCTGGCCCGCGGCAGCGATGGCGGCCTGCTGGGCCTGCTGGGCGCGCGTCATCTCGGAGATGGCTTCGGCGAGGCTGATCTCCTCGGCCTGCGATCGGCGCGTGTCGCTGGCCCGCCGCAGTTCGTCGAGGCGGAGTTTCTCGGCCGGCAGCGCGCTCAGGGTGGCGCCGACCTTGCCCTGCGCGGCCGTCACACTGTCGAACGTGGCCTGCAGGTCCTGCAGGCCACCGTCGATGCCCGACATGTTGCCGGCGCGGACGGCGGCCGCCAGCGCGTCAAGCGTCTGGAACACGTTGCCGCCACCGCCCTGCAGCAGGCTGCCGCCGTCGACGGTCACCGCCGCCGACGAGGTGCGGGAGACGTCGACCTGCACGACGGTGCTGTCGCCCTGGTACGCCGAGACGGTGGTGCCCGCCTTGGTGTAGGGCGCCGACGAGGTGTCGGCACCGGCGAACAGGTAGATGCCGCGGTAGCTGGTGTTGATGGCCGTGAAGATGGCTTCCTTGGCGCCCTCGATCTCGAGCGCCACGGCCTCGCGCTGCGCCGGCGTCAGGATGGTGGTGCGTCCCTGCGCCGCCTTGGTCTGGGCGGTGGTGATGCTCGAGATGATGTCGGAGAGCACCGAGTCGGTGACGCGGAGGCGCGAGTCGACCGAGTCGTTGGCGTCGCGATACCGATCGGTGGCGCGGATCTCGGCGCGCTCGCGCAGCCCGGCGGCGGCCGCCGACGGGTCGTCGCTGGCCTGCTGGATGCGGCGCCCCGACGACACCTGCTGCTGGGCGCGGGCGAAGGCCTCGGCCGTCGACTGGATGTCGTTGAGCGAGTTGCGGAAGATCGTGTTGTTGGTGACGCGGTACATGGCAACCTCGCGCTAACGCTTCAGGGACAGCAACGTCTCGATGGTCTGGTCGATCACCGAGAAGAACCGCGCATTGGCCTCGTAGGCGCGCTGGTAGCGCAGCATCATCGCGGCCTCCTCGTCGATCGACACGCCCGACACGCTGTCGCGCAGCTGCTCGATCTGGTTGACGATCTCCTGGCGGCTCGCCTGCTCGGCCTCGGCGCGGCTGACGTCGCTGCCGACGTCGTACACCAGCGCCGTCCACGCCTCGGCCGGGGTGTCGCCGTTGACGATCGAGGCATCGCGCAGGTCGGCCAGCTTGCGCGCCACCTGGTTGTCACCCGACGACGGGATGCCCGCCGCCGCCACCAGCGACGGGTTGGCCATCAGCGTCGCGTCCATCCTGAGGGCCGCCGCCGCGCCGGCCACGCCGGTCGGCGGCGTGAAGAAGTTGCCGCCCGGGTTGCCGTTCAGGTCGTAGCCCGTCGCGTGCAGGGTGTTGACCTCGGTGGCCACCGCGTAGGCCAGCTCGTCGAGCTGCGCCTGATAGCCTGGGATGTCGGTGTCGCGGACGTGCAGTTCACCACCGAGGTGGCCGTCGGTCAGTTCGAGCGTGATGTCGGTCCCGTCGGCCGCCTGCACGCGCGCGTAGCCCGACGGCATGCCCGCGACGGCGGCCAGCGCGTAGCTGTCGGCGCCGACCACGAGGGGCCGGCCGCTGCGCGTCGAGATCTGCACGGTCCCGTCGGCCAGTTCGAGCACCTGTGTCCCCAGGATGCCCGACAGCTCCTTGATGGCCTCGGTCTGCTCGTCGCGCAGGTGCAGCGTCTGCGACGAGGGCGACGAGCCGATCGACTTGTTCAGGGCGGCGATGCGGGTGGTGAGCTCGTTGATGCTCTCGACGTCCTCGATGACGCGCTGGTCGGTGGCCTTGGCCGCATCGGTCAGGCGGCTGGCCATGCCATTGAACGCGCGCGCCAGCGCCTCGCCTTCCGACAGGACCTGCTGGCGGGCGGTGGCCGACGTGGGCGCCTCGGCGAGTTCCGCGAACGCGTCGAAGAAGTCTTCCAGATCGGCATCGACCGAGCTTCCCGGCTTGCCGAGGGCGACCTCGACCAGTCCCAGGGACTCGGCCATCGCCGACTGCTGCTGTTCGAGCGGTGACTCGTCGTACAGGCGCTGGTCGTACAGCCGATCGCGCATCGAGCGCACGCCGAGCACCTCGACGCCGATGCCGGCCGAGAACCGGTCGGGAGGCGGCACCGCGCCGAAGTCGGCGACGCGCTTGGTGTAACCGGGCGTGTTGACGTTGGCCAGGTTGTTCCCCGTCACGTCCAGCCCGAAGCGCTGGGCGTCGAGGGCCTTGGACGTCATCCCGAGCATGCCGAACAGCGACATCAGCCTCTCGCAGTCAGGAAGGCGCCCCCACCGGGGGTCGTGAGGGGGCGTCCCACGGGCGTGTAGCCGCGCGGGGCGTCGGCGACGACGGGTTGGTGTCCCGTCAGGAGCGACAGCGAGAAGCCCAGGCGACGACAACGCGCCAGGGCGGCGGTGACCGCCATCGCCTGTTCGGGCGCCAGCGTGTCGCCGGTCCGGATGGCCTCGGCCGCGGCCTGCGTGAAGGCCCGTGCCCGCGCCTCGATCTGGTGTTCGCTGGCCTCGATCGCCTCCGGGCGAACCTGCGCCAGCGCGTCGGCCAGCGCCTCGAGGGCGAGCCCCAGAGCCTGCGCCGTCGTGCTCAGTCGGGATGTCTCAGTCACACCCCACGCTCCGCGTTCCGGCCGGGGGGTGGCCCCCCGACCCTATTTCGACAGCAGACTGTCGATCAGGCGGTCCGCGAGTCGGCCGGCATCGTTGCCGACCTGCCCGGCCGCCAGCTTGGCCTTGGCACGGTCAACGACGTCCTGCCGAATCTCCGGGGCCTTGTTGGCGGCATCCACCGCCTTGCCGAGCAGGCGTGCATCAGCCGAGACCTCTACCCGGTCCCCGCCCTCCGCCTTGCCGCGAGCGTCCTGCGCCCGCTGCGGCGCAGCCTTCTGGACCTGCTGGGTCTGGCCTGCGTCCTGTGCGCCCGAGGGGCGATCGCCCTGAATCTTCATCGTCTACTCCTGTGGCGCACGGCGGGACAGCCGGCGCTTGTACCAGGAATCGGCAGCCGTTCACTGACCTTTAATGTCACTCGTCAAATTCCTGACGAACTGCTCCGGGTCCACCCGGCGCCCTGCCTGCGTCACCTCGAAATGCAGGTGCGGCCCGGTCGACCGGCCGGTGCTGCCGACCCGTCCGACCTGCTGCCCCTGCGCCACGGTGTCCCCCGCCTTGACGTCCAGCGAGGAGAGGTGCGCGTACCGTGACTCGAATCCATTGGCGTGCCTGACGACGACCGTCAGGCCGTAGCCGCCCTGTTCCTGGGCCGTGACCACCGTGCCGGCCGCAGCGGCGGGCACGTCGGTGCCATACCTCGCTGCAAGGTCGATGCCGCCGTGGAACTTCGACTGTCCCTTGAACGGATCGGCGCGCCAGCCGTAACCGGAGCTCACCCGCCCGGACATTTCGAGCGAAAGCTCGCTCGACACGTCACCCATGGCCGATGCTGTCGACCCGGGCATGGGTCGGACAACCGACACCGCGGCAGGCGTTGCGGTCAGGTTGCCGGCACGGCCACCGGTGGTCGTCGCCGGCGCGGTCAACGACGGAGCCCCCTGGCCGGACACGGGCAGGCCCTCGGTTCGCGGCAGCACCGTGCCGGGCGCGACCGCCGCCTGCTGTCGCTCCCACGCCTGCACCAGCATCGGCGTGAGGCCCATGCCGCCGGCCCTGGCCAGGTGCATCGCCAGTTCGCTGTCGATCGTCGAGCTGTAGGTCTCGTTGCCGAGGCCCTCACCCTGGCCTTCCTCGTCGAGCAGCGACTTGCGCATCTGCTTGATCATCTCGAGCATCAGCATCGACTCGAACTGCGCGGCGAGCTCGGACAGCTTCTCCCGCTCGGCCGCCGGCGTCGCCTGGCCATCGAGCGCCGTGAGGCGATCGGGCCCGGGCGCGGGCAGCGTGAGCGACGGGGTGCGGGTGTCGACGGCCATGGCGGGACCTGGGCGCGCGGGGCGCTAGATGACGACGATCTCCGCGCGCAGCGAGCCGGCGGCCTTGAGCGCCTGGACGATGGCGATGATGTCGCGCGGGGTCACGCCGAGCGAGTTGAGGGCGCGCACGACCGCGTCGAGCGTCACGCCTTCCTCGAGCGCGATCAGGCGCGTCTCGCGCTCCTTGACGTCCACCTGCTGATTGGGCACGACGACGGTCTGCCCGCGACTCGGGCCCCACGACGGGTTGGGCTGCGACACGTCGAACTGCGTCGAGATGCGCACCGCCAGCGAACCATGGGCCACCGCCGCGGCGCCCAGCGTCACCTGCGCGCCGACGACGACCGTGCCGGTCCGTTCGTTGATGACGACCCGGGCCGGCGCGTCCGACTCCACGGGCAACGGCTCGATGCGCGCCATCAACTCCGGGATGTTGCCCTTGTAGTGCGCCGGCACGGTGATGGTCACGGTGGCCGGGTCGATGGCCCGGGCCGAGCCGGTGCCCAGTGCCTGGTCGACGACGGCGGCCAGCCGCGAGGCCGTCGAGAAATCCGGCGCGTTGAGCGCGAGCATCACCTGATCGCCGTCGGGCACCGCGCCCCGTGGCTGCACCTGGACGAGGCCGCCGCCGGGCACCCGGCCGGCCGTCAGGTGATTCACCTGGACGCCGTTGGCGGCGTTGCCGGCGCCGAACCCGCCGAGGGTGAGCGGACCCTGCGCCAGCGCCACCACCTGGCCGTCGGTGCCGCGCAGCGGCGTCGGCACCAGCGTGCCGCCCTGCAGGCTGCGGGCGTCGCCGATCGACGACACCGTGATGTCGAGGCGCACGCCGGGCCGCGCAAACGGCGGCAACTCGGCGCTCACCAGCACCGCCGCGACGTTCTCGACCTTCATCATCTCGGGTGTCACGACCACGCCGAAGCGCTCGAGGGTGTTGGCCAGCGACAGGTTCGAGAACAGCGTCTGGCGCTTGTCGCCGGTCCGGTTCAGGCCGATCACCAGGCCGTATCCGATGAGCGGCGTCGGCCTGACGCCGACCAGGGAGGCGACGTCCTTGATCCGCATGGTGTTGGCGCTGCGCGCACCGAGGGGGACCGCGCCCGCCACCAGCATCGCCACCATCACGCCCACTGCCATCATCCGCGTCATCGTCGTTCTCCGTGTGCGTCGTTGGCCGTCGTGCGTCCCGCCTCGTGCCCTTCGAAGGCCCGAGGCCGGATGACGAAGGCCGGCCTGCCTAGAAGATCTTGTTCATGATCCGGACCAGCCAGCCCGGCTTCAGGTTGTCCTTCATCAGCCCGCGCCCGTAGTACTGGATGCGCAGGTTGGCGATCTGGGTGGACTGCACCTGGTTGTTGCGACGCAGGTCCTGGGCGCGCACCACGCCGGTCAGGACGACGACCTGTCGCTCGCCGTTGAGGTCGAGTTCCTTGACGCTCTCGAGCATCAGGTCGCCATTGGGGAGCACCTCGCTGACGCGCGCCGTCATCGTCGCCGTGAGCATGCTGGTGCGCGTCGTCGTGCCGCTGCCCTTGAACGACGTCTCGCTGTTGGTGCTCATCAGGTTCGCGGGGTCCACCGACGAGGGGAACTTGGTCTCGAGGCCGAACAGGGTCGGGACGCCCGCGGTGCCCCGGCCCTCCTTGTCGAGCGCCGAATCGGCCGTTGCCGACGACTCGATGTTCTCGATGACCCGGATGGTGATCAGGTCGTTGACGCGCGAGGCGCGACGGTCCGAGGTGAGGCCGCTGATCCAGTCGATCGAGGCCTCGTCGCTGGCCGGCGACACCGTGGCGCGCGCCAGCATCCTGGCCGTCTCGAGGTGACGGGCGACGGCCGCGTCGTACGCGTTGTTGGACGGCTTGGTCGGCAGGGGCGTCTGCGTCTGTGCGGCGGCGCCGCTGGCCAGGACGACACTGGCGCACAGGGCGAGGACGAAGGAGCTACGAGGCATGGAGGACCTCCACGAGCGCCTCGGCCACGACACGGCCGCGCAGGCGCTTCTTGCTGTCCGGGTTGACCACGATCACGGTCTGCCCCAGGGTGCCGGACTGCGCCGCGATGGCGCGTCCGCGAACTTCGAGCGCGCCGACACGCGCGATGGTGACGACCTCGTCGCCGGAGTTGACCAGCGCCGGCACCACGGCGGCGAGGCGCGTCACCACCTCGCCGGCCTGCAGTGCCTTGCGCGTCGTGAGGCCGCGCACCGCCTCGAGCGTGGGCAGCGGCGAGAGCGGCTGCCGACCGACGTCATCGCGCACGCCTTCCAGCGCATCTGCGGTCAGCGCCTCGCCGGCCGCGACCTTCTGCCGGGCCCGCACGTGCGGCGCCACCACATGCACCACCGCGCCGAGTCGTCCGACCCGCGCCGGCGTGGCGTGCTCGTCGCCGAACAGCACGAAGCGGACCGGGCCGCCGGTGCGGCTGGCCGGTTCGGGGACCGCTCGCACGATCGGCCCGGCGCCCGGCGCCAGCGTCAGCACCGGCGCGGTGATCGTCACCTCCGCCTCGCCGCCGAACGCCTCGCGCACCGCCTGCGTCGCAGCCGCGACGGCGGCCTCGAGGTCGCCGGCGGGCTGCGCGCCGAGCGGCGCGGCCAGCGACAGGACCGCGAGGACGACGGCGGCCATGGGCGCCAACCGCGTGCGAGGCGAACGAGGGTCAGCGGGCAAGGTTGTTCACCTGGGAGAGCATCTCGTCGGCGGTGCGAATCACCTTCGAGTTGGCCTCGTAGGCACGCTGGCCGAGGATCATGTTGACCATCTCCTCGACGATGCTGACGTTGGATTCCTCGAGGAACCCCTGCTGCAGCGTGCCGAGGCCGTCGGTGCCCGGCAGGCCGGTGATCGCGTCGCCCGACGCCGTGGTGACCGTGAACAGGTTGGCGCCCATGGCGTGCAGGCCGGCCGGGTTCTGGAACGCCGCGATCTGGATGGTGCCCACCTGCTGCGGCGCGCTCTCGCCGGCCAGGGTGGCCGACACGATGCCGTCCTTCGAGATGGTCACCGAGACCGCGTTCGACGGGATGGTGATCGAGGGCTCGAGCATGTAGCCTTCGCTGGTCACCAGCGAACCCTCCTGGTTCATGTGGAGGTTGCCCGAGCGCGTGTAGGCCGTCTGCCCGTCCGGCAGGGTCACCTGCAGGAAGCCGCGGCCCTCGATGGCCACGTCGTAGGGCGAGTTGGTCGCGCGCAGGTTGCCCGACGCGAAGTCACGGGCGATGGCCACGGGCTTGGCGCCGAGTCCGAGCTCGATGCCGACCGGGGCCTCGGCGGTGGCGTTGGTCGCGGCGCCGGGGGCGTTCACCTGCTGGTACACCAGGTCCTCGAACTCGACGCGGCTCTTCTTGAACCCCGACGTGTTCACGTTGGCCAGGTTGTGCGCGATGTTGTCGATGTTGGCCTGCTGCGCATTCATGCCACTCGCGGCGGTGTACATCGCTCGAATCATGTTGGTCCTCTTCCTGCCGATTACCGGTGTGCCGAAGTGCGGGCTCACCCTTCGGCCTTGGGCCTTGGGCCTTTGGGCCTTGGGCCTTGGGCCTTCGCGTTATGCGTCAAGCGTTAGGCGTTAAACGTTAAACGTCACCGTCGCCCCAACTCCGTGATGGCGCGGCCGTCGAGTTCCGTGCTGAGGATGTTCAGCCCCCGCTGCAACGCCTCGAAGCCGCGGGCGACCTCGGTGAGGGCGACCATCCGGTCGACCACCGAGACGTTGGAGGCCTCGAGCACGCCCGACCGCACCGAGACGTCGGCGTCGGTGGGCTGCGCCGAGGCCGGCGCGCGGAAGCGCCCGAGTTCCTCACGCTGGAGTTCCGAGTAGTCGCCGAAGTCCACGACGCGGAACTTCCCCACTGTCTGCGTCCCGACGCTCACGGTGCCATCGTCGGAGACACTCACCGGTCCACTGGCGCCCCTGGCGACCTTGAGCGGCCCGTTGGCGGTCTGCACCGGATGGCCGTCGGCGGTGGTCACCGTGCCGTCGGCGGCGAGCTGGAAGTTGCCGTTGCGGGTGTAGCGCGCGCCCTGCGGGGTGTCGACGACGAAGAAGCCCTTGCCCTCGATCGCGAAATCGAGGTCCCGTCCGGTCTTCTCCATCGAGCCGGGGCGGAAGTCGAGGTGCCCCGGTCCCGGCGTCACGTCGATGGCGGCCTGCAGGGCCTTGCCGAACGAGGGGCGTTCGGCGGCGTTCGTGGTGACCCGCTCGGACTTGTATCCGGCGGTCTTGGCGTTGGCGATGTCCGCGGCGAGCCGATCGAGCTGCTCCATCCGCGTCTGCAATCCACTCAGCGCTGCGTAAGTGCCACCTGCCATGTCTGCTCCGTCACCGACGGCGCCACGATCAGGTCTTCAGGGCCTGATGCACCGTCGAGACGTACCCATGCAAATCCCGGTCCCCACGTGTGCTGCCATGAAACCGCGCGTCCTGCGAGCGCAGCGTCGGCAATCCGTCGAGCGGCCTGGGCGGCTGACAGACGGCCGACACCCGACGGCCTGGCGGGTGCGGCATCGGTCCCGTAGGCCTCGAGCAACGCACGGAGCACGGCGTCGCTCACCAGGTACGGGCGCACGCGCAGGCCGGTCCCCGATTGCAGGGCGGCGATGGCCATCCGCGGGAGGGGCGCGCCCACGGCGATCCGCAGGGTTCCGTCACGTTCGAGTTCGAGCGGCACGACCCCGAGCGCGTGCACGACGGTGCGCGACAGGTTGGCGACCGGCTTGCGCACGGAGGTGGGATTGACCGATGTCAGGAATCCGACGCCCGACTGGCGAGCCAGGGCGTGCGTGATGGTGGGTTCGTCGACGGCGCCCATGGCGAGCAGTTGCGCGCCGAGGCGCAGGCCGCTGCTCGCCTGTCCGCCGAGCGCGCGTTCGAGTGTCTCGGCGGTGATGCTGCGCGAGGCGACCAGGGTGGTGCCGAGTCGCACCGGCGGCATGGTCGGCACGCGGGCGATGACCGGCGGCCGCAGGGCCTCGAGGCGGCGCGCCGTCGCGTCGGCGAGGCAGCCGGGGCTGCAGAACCACTCGCCGTCGAAGGTCAGGCCGCGGCGCAGCCAGAGCGCCACGCGCCAGGTGCGGCACTGCTCATGCGCGCAGCGAGCCACGGGCAGCCTCCATCTTGCGGGTGCGCCCCGACGCGCTCGCGTCGGCCAGGGAGAGGCGCAGCCGGACCTCGCCCTCCGAGACCTGCTCGGCGGCGGCAATCTCCTTCACGGAGCGCCCGCGGCGGGTGGCAGCGCGCAGGCGCGCCGCGGTCGGTCGGACGGCCGGCGCGGGGGTCGGCTGATGCACGACGGGCTGCCCGCCCGGGGCCGCGAGGCGCTCGAGTTCGGTGGCCACCTGGCGGAAGCCGGTCTCGGTGGTATCGGTCAGCAGGTTGAGGCCTTCCTGCAGGCGCGCCACGCGCTGTTCCAGTTCCACGGTGTGGCGGAGGGCACGCACCAGGCGGGCCGCGACCAGCAGGATCACGCCGGTGGAGAGCGCCAGCAGCGACATCAGGACCAACATCGGGATCGTCATCATCAGGCTCCCTACATCTGCAGGCTGCGGAGGCGGTCGGCGGGGCTGACCACCTCGTTGACGCGCACGCCGTAGCATCCCGACACCACCACGACCTGTCCGCGAGCCACGAGGTGGCCGTTGACCAGGAGGTCGACCGGATCGTCGGGAGAACGTGCGAGGTCGATCATCGACCCCGGCCCGAGGCGGGCCAGGTTCTCGAGCGTCATCTGCGTCTCGCCGAAACGCACCGTGATCGGCAGTTCGATGTCGAGCACGACGTCGAGGTTGCGCGGCGGCGGCATGGCGGCGGCCACCGGGACCGGTGCCGGCGGCGCCGCCGGCGGCGCGGGCATCGCCGCTGCCGCGGGGCGCGCCGGCTCCGGGGCCAGGCCGGCGATGGTGCGGCCCCAGGCCACCAGGCGGATCGGGTCGGCCGCCCCGACCATCAGGTCGTAGTACTGGGCGTCGGGCATCAGCGGCGTCGCGCCCGGCCCGGGTGCGTCGACCGTGAGGGTGAGCCCCTTGCCCTCGCCGTGCACGTGCGCCCCGGCCGCCTGGCCGAGGAGCTCCTTGAGCGTGTCGACGATGTCGGCGTCGGTGACCAGGCTGGGATCGCCCAGGATGGCGGCGACCAGTTGCGTGGCGCCGTCCTGGCTCAGCCCGACCCACACGGTGCCGACGGCGCTGCCGCCGACCTGCACCGGCACCTGCCAGTCGACGGTCGCCCCGCCGACCGTCGGCATGGTGCGCACCGCCGTGCCGGTCATCGCGCCGAGCGACTCGCCGAGGTTGGTGGCGAGGGCGTCGAGGAGGGACTTGGTGTCACCCATTGACGGCCTCCGGGTGGGTCGCGCTGGACACCTGGTGCAGCAGCCGGACGCCGGCGTGGCCGTTGTCCTGCATCGGGAAGGCCTCGAACTTCACGGTGTCGCACACCCGGACCTGCAGCGGATCGCCAAGGCGATGGCCGAGGGCGATGACGTCGCCGGGCTCGAGGTCGAGCACGTCGCGGGCCGGCAGGGTCGTCTCCACGGTGGCCGAGACGTCCACCGGCAGGTGGCCCAGCGTGCGCCAGAACTGCTGCCGGTCGTCCATGGTCGGCTCGCGGTGGGTGCGGTACCAGGTGTGGGTGAACGAGTCGCCGACGGTCTCGATGGCGGTGGCCGGCAGGCAGAAATTCAACATTCCGCGGGCGTCGCCGATCTTGATGTCGAAGCCGATGAGGACGACGACTTCATTCGGGGCCGCCACCTGCAGCATCTGGGGACGGGTGTCCCGACCATTGACCCGGAAGCGGACGTCGACGATGTTGCGCCACGTCTCGGTGAGGTGCTCGAGCACCAGCTTGACCACGCCGTCGATCACGTTGTGTTCGATCTCGGTCAATCCGCGCGTCGGCGCCATACCCTTCCCCGATCCGCCGAGCATCCGGTCGATCATCGAGAAGGCCACCGACGGATTGAGCTCCAGCGCCCCGAGCCCCTCGAGGGGGGTCAGGGAGATGGCATAGAACGCCGTGGGATCGGGCAGCGACATCAGGAACTCGGAGTACGTGAACTGCTCCACCGAGGTGACGTTGACGTCGGTGACGGTGCGCAGGTACGCCGAGAGCGACGTCGAGATGTTGCGCGCGAAGCGGTCGTGCAGGAAGTGGAGCGACCGGATCTGTTCCTTGTTGACCCGGTCGGGGCGGCGGAAGTTGTAGACGATGACCGACTCGCCCTCGAGGGGCAGGTCGTTGACCGCCGCCTTCTCCAGGTCCGCGGCCGACGTCAACAGCGCGTCGATCTCGTCCTGGGAAAGGATCTTGCTCACGCCTGCGCCTCGGGTTTCTGCAGCCGGGCCTTCAGGCTGCTGCGCAGCCGCGACAGCGCCAGCGAACGGAGCTGCGACACGCGCGACTCGCACACGCCGATGACCGCGCCGATCTCGGCCATGGTCATCTCCTCCTCGTAGTACAGCGCCAGGATCTGCCGCTCGCGCTCGGGCAGGTCCATGATCGCCTGCGCGAGGAGCATCCGCAGTTCCTTGCGTTCGAGCTGGGCGTCGGGGCCCTCGTCGACGTCGATGCACAGCTCGAGGAGCGGCTGCCCGTCCTCGCCGGTGGCGTCGAGCTGACGGATGGCGCCGACCTCGAGGGTCCGCACCTGGTCGATCGCCTTGTCGTACTCGGCCGGCGACATCTGCATCTGGCCGGCGACCTCGTCCTCGGTCGGCTCGCGCTTCAACTCGGCGCGCAGCTTGGCGACCGCGCCATCGAGCTCGCGGCGCATGCGGCGCAGCGAGCGCGGCGCCCAGTCGAGGTCACGCAGCGCGTCGAGCATCGCGCCCTGCACGCGACGGCGGGCGAAGGCGTCGAACGGCACGCCCATCGAGGCCTTGTACCGGCCCGCGGCGT from Luteitalea sp. TBR-22 includes:
- the fliW gene encoding flagellar assembly protein FliW, with translation MTAPEQLPSDAIRLDTAFGTFEVAPADVVSFPAGLPGFEECRQFVVLSSRELDPFKCLQSVEGPSASFLAVDPRRVFPDYRCVLSDVDRARLGDPDEDALVWLAVVTVQAEQTVVNLRAPIVVNPARMLGYQLMPSNSLYPLRFELTQLY
- the flgM gene encoding flagellar biosynthesis anti-sigma factor FlgM; its protein translation is MKIQGDRPSGAQDAGQTQQVQKAAPQRAQDARGKAEGGDRVEVSADARLLGKAVDAANKAPEIRQDVVDRAKAKLAAGQVGNDAGRLADRLIDSLLSK
- a CDS encoding flagellar basal body P-ring protein FlgI; the protein is MVAMLVAGAVPLGARSANTMRIKDVASLVGVRPTPLIGYGLVIGLNRTGDKRQTLFSNLSLANTLERFGVVVTPEMMKVENVAAVLVSAELPPFARPGVRLDITVSSIGDARSLQGGTLVPTPLRGTDGQVVALAQGPLTLGGFGAGNAANGVQVNHLTAGRVPGGGLVQVQPRGAVPDGDQVMLALNAPDFSTASRLAAVVDQALGTGSARAIDPATVTITVPAHYKGNIPELMARIEPLPVESDAPARVVINERTGTVVVGAQVTLGAAAVAHGSLAVRISTQFDVSQPNPSWGPSRGQTVVVPNQQVDVKERETRLIALEEGVTLDAVVRALNSLGVTPRDIIAIVQALKAAGSLRAEIVVI
- a CDS encoding flagellar basal body L-ring protein FlgH, coding for MPRSSFVLALCASVVLASGAAAQTQTPLPTKPSNNAYDAAVARHLETARMLARATVSPASDEASIDWISGLTSDRRASRVNDLITIRVIENIESSATADSALDKEGRGTAGVPTLFGLETKFPSSVDPANLMSTNSETSFKGSGTTTRTSMLTATMTARVSEVLPNGDLMLESVKELDLNGERQVVVLTGVVRAQDLRRNNQVQSTQIANLRIQYYGRGLMKDNLKPGWLVRIMNKIF
- the flgL gene encoding flagellar hook-associated protein FlgL, with amino-acid sequence MYRVTNNTIFRNSLNDIQSTAEAFARAQQQVSSGRRIQQASDDPSAAAAGLRERAEIRATDRYRDANDSVDSRLRVTDSVLSDIISSITTAQTKAAQGRTTILTPAQREAVALEIEGAKEAIFTAINTSYRGIYLFAGADTSSAPYTKAGTTVSAYQGDSTVVQVDVSRTSSAAVTVDGGSLLQGGGGNVFQTLDALAAAVRAGNMSGIDGGLQDLQATFDSVTAAQGKVGATLSALPAEKLRLDELRRASDTRRSQAEEISLAEAISEMTRAQQAQQAAIAAAGQNQKRSLMDYL
- a CDS encoding M23 family metallopeptidase; translated protein: MAVDTRTPSLTLPAPGPDRLTALDGQATPAAEREKLSELAAQFESMLMLEMIKQMRKSLLDEEGQGEGLGNETYSSTIDSELAMHLARAGGMGLTPMLVQAWERQQAAVAPGTVLPRTEGLPVSGQGAPSLTAPATTTGGRAGNLTATPAAVSVVRPMPGSTASAMGDVSSELSLEMSGRVSSGYGWRADPFKGQSKFHGGIDLAARYGTDVPAAAAGTVVTAQEQGGYGLTVVVRHANGFESRYAHLSSLDVKAGDTVAQGQQVGRVGSTGRSTGPHLHFEVTQAGRRVDPEQFVRNLTSDIKGQ
- a CDS encoding flagellar hook-basal body protein, giving the protein MAGGTYAALSGLQTRMEQLDRLAADIANAKTAGYKSERVTTNAAERPSFGKALQAAIDVTPGPGHLDFRPGSMEKTGRDLDFAIEGKGFFVVDTPQGARYTRNGNFQLAADGTVTTADGHPVQTANGPLKVARGASGPVSVSDDGTVSVGTQTVGKFRVVDFGDYSELQREELGRFRAPASAQPTDADVSVRSGVLEASNVSVVDRMVALTEVARGFEALQRGLNILSTELDGRAITELGRR
- the flgG gene encoding flagellar basal-body rod protein FlgG, whose protein sequence is MIRAMYTAASGMNAQQANIDNIAHNLANVNTSGFKKSRVEFEDLVYQQVNAPGAATNATAEAPVGIELGLGAKPVAIARDFASGNLRATNSPYDVAIEGRGFLQVTLPDGQTAYTRSGNLHMNQEGSLVTSEGYMLEPSITIPSNAVSVTISKDGIVSATLAGESAPQQVGTIQIAAFQNPAGLHAMGANLFTVTTASGDAITGLPGTDGLGTLQQGFLEESNVSIVEEMVNMILGQRAYEANSKVIRTADEMLSQVNNLAR
- a CDS encoding flagellar motor switch protein FliN, with product MGDTKSLLDALATNLGESLGAMTGTAVRTMPTVGGATVDWQVPVQVGGSAVGTVWVGLSQDGATQLVAAILGDPSLVTDADIVDTLKELLGQAAGAHVHGEGKGLTLTVDAPGPGATPLMPDAQYYDLMVGAADPIRLVAWGRTIAGLAPEPARPAAAAMPAPPAAPPAPVPVAAAMPPPRNLDVVLDIELPITVRFGETQMTLENLARLGPGSMIDLARSPDDPVDLLVNGHLVARGQVVVVSGCYGVRVNEVVSPADRLRSLQM
- the flgA gene encoding flagellar basal body P-ring formation chaperone FlgA, which encodes MAAVVLAVLSLAAPLGAQPAGDLEAAVAAATQAVREAFGGEAEVTITAPVLTLAPGAGPIVRAVPEPASRTGGPVRFVLFGDEHATPARVGRLGAVVHVVAPHVRARQKVAAGEALTADALEGVRDDVGRQPLSPLPTLEAVRGLTTRKALQAGEVVTRLAAVVPALVNSGDEVVTIARVGALEVRGRAIAAQSGTLGQTVIVVNPDSKKRLRGRVVAEALVEVLHAS
- the flgK gene encoding flagellar hook-associated protein FlgK; the protein is MSLFGMLGMTSKALDAQRFGLDVTGNNLANVNTPGYTKRVADFGAVPPPDRFSAGIGVEVLGVRSMRDRLYDQRLYDESPLEQQQSAMAESLGLVEVALGKPGSSVDADLEDFFDAFAELAEAPTSATARQQVLSEGEALARAFNGMASRLTDAAKATDQRVIEDVESINELTTRIAALNKSIGSSPSSQTLHLRDEQTEAIKELSGILGTQVLELADGTVQISTRSGRPLVVGADSYALAAVAGMPSGYARVQAADGTDITLELTDGHLGGELHVRDTDIPGYQAQLDELAYAVATEVNTLHATGYDLNGNPGGNFFTPPTGVAGAAAALRMDATLMANPSLVAAAGIPSSGDNQVARKLADLRDASIVNGDTPAEAWTALVYDVGSDVSRAEAEQASRQEIVNQIEQLRDSVSGVSIDEEAAMMLRYQRAYEANARFFSVIDQTIETLLSLKR